A region of the Candidatus Acidiferrales bacterium genome:
ATTCATGATCCAGTGGATGTCCGCCTACGGAACCCTGCTGCTCCGCACGGCGCTGGCCGTCGTCTTCATCTGGTTTGGGGCATTGAAAATATTCGGAGTGAGTCCGGTGAAGGAACTGGTGGGTCATACCGTCTATTGGGTCTCGCCCGAGAGGTTTGTCCCTTTTCTGGGACTCTGGGAGGCGCTGGTCGGCCTGGGACTTTTGCTCGGTATCGCTCTTCGACTCACTCTTTTCCTGTTGTTCGCGCAGATGGCTGGAACCTTTCTGGTCCTGTTGGTGCGCCCTGAAATCGCATTCCTCGGCAGCAATCCGCTCCTGTTGAGCGTCGAGGGAGAGTTTGTGGTGAAGAACCTTGTCCTGATCGCGGCGGGAGTAGTCATTGGCGGAAGCGTCAGACGAGAGGCGCGGCAAGGTAAAAGATGATCGGCTGAGGCTCCGCCGCCGTTGACTCCGCCGGGATGGCGTTCGCCTCAACGGGGTCGGCCTGAACGCCGAGTCGGCTCCAGCCAACCTGCGGCGCGGTGGGCGCAACGTTCCGTCGCCGAAACGCATCCCAGTTATCCAGGTCGGCAACTTCCTTCGTTGACAGCACGTGGGCCCGACAGTAGGCTAAAGCAGTGGAATCCTGTAGAAAGCGATCTTCAAGGCGCCGCTTGGCAGCGGCTGCATCTCTGGTCGCCGTTTTTTTCCTGGCAGACATTACCCACGACGTGGCGCATGTCCCCCTGCCGGCGCTTGCCGGCGCGGAAACCTTTTGCGAAGGCAGCCCGGATTCTCACGGACCGGTGCGCGCGCCCGGCAAAGACCGCAGCCAGCCCGGTTGTGGCCACCACTTTCACGGCTACCCGGACCGGACGCCTGCCATACCCGTCATCGTCGCCCTCGGTTCCAAGCCTTTTTTGACTAACCTTCCCTCGGCGTGCAAGCGCCTGCGTTCACTGCCTAACGACTCCGGCCGTTCGCCTCCTCTGGCCTGACCCCGCTGTGGTGGTTCGACAAGCTCACCACACGCGGGGCGGGCCCTACCGTTCAGTCCTGTTTGGGTTAGCAGGGATCAGGATAACTTCTCACCGGACAGTCCGGTGGTCGTGCTAAAAGGGAGAGGGCGAGGAGCAGGGTCGTATCGGTTGGGCGGGTTTATCTTTGCGCGTAATCGTCTCGCTTGACAAAGCAACCTCCCTTCCCATAGGTACATTCCTAGTGGGTGAGTTCATGCTCCGGTCAGCCAAGCGCTTCTGGGTTCTGGCCGCGGTGGCGTGTCTTGTTGCCGCGCAGTTCCACATCTGGGTCGAGTTTGACTCGTGTCACTGGAACCCGGCCCAGACGCACCGTGGCTCCGCACACAAATTCGGGCATGGATGTCACGGCTGCCTCTCCCAGGGCTGGCTCATGGCCCCCGCTCTTCCAGGCTTCGCCTTCAGCCCTTGCGCTGCACGCCTCGAAGTTGAAATGCCCAGCGTGGCAACCAGAAATCCTCTAGCCGCAGTGAGCTCACCCCGGGCCCCGCCTCTCTCCTGATCGGCAACGCTCTCTTGCGTGTCGCTGTGTTGAACATCCGACATTCGGTGGAGGAGTTTTCGATGAGAACACTCGTTGCCCTTCTTTGCGGCATTTTCTTGGTGCCGGGGATCGCTACGGCACAGGCGCCCGACCCCGTGCAGGACCAGATCAAAAAGCTCGAGGAGCGCGTTCGCGTGCTCGAAGCGGAAGTCCAGTCCCTCAAGGCCGCCCAGGCAGCCACGCCGCCAGTGGCGCAACCGTCAGAGAGCATAATGGCCACACCGCCAGCGGCGTCACAAGCTCCGATTACGGCACCGAGCCCAGGGGGCACGCAGCTCCCAGTCTATGGCGGGCCCAGTGCCATGGCCAAAGTCTTCAATCCTGACATCGGCGTGATCGGTAACTTTATCGGCGCCACTGGCCGTAACCGAATCAATCCATTGCGGTCACTCTCCTTGCAGGAGAGCGAGGTATCACTCCAGGCGATTGTGGATCC
Encoded here:
- a CDS encoding DoxX family membrane protein, whose translation is MAFWERLDQFMIQWMSAYGTLLLRTALAVVFIWFGALKIFGVSPVKELVGHTVYWVSPERFVPFLGLWEALVGLGLLLGIALRLTLFLLFAQMAGTFLVLLVRPEIAFLGSNPLLLSVEGEFVVKNLVLIAAGVVIGGSVRREARQGKR